In Gimesia benthica, a single window of DNA contains:
- a CDS encoding TatD family hydrolase, with protein MQIIQPHYHAIARTAQDYERMAMSGVVAVAEPAFWAGFDRLYPETFVDYFRQISEFEPTRAAEYGIKHYCWVAVNPKEAENPTLSHEVLKHMPEFYEKPNVLGVGEIGFHKTTKNEEEIFEAQVEQAIKYDQLILIHTPHLQDKVRGTKRTLEVLAHMNVNPERVWIDHVEEHTIREPLEAGYWVGFTLYPITKCSPKRACDMLEMYGHERILVNSSADWGPSDPFTLQQCVVQYRARGYSVQDAIEIFHNNPARFLGQNPKFDIKPIQLETIEEEITDMV; from the coding sequence ATGCAAATCATCCAACCTCATTATCATGCGATCGCCCGAACAGCCCAGGACTACGAACGGATGGCAATGTCCGGTGTCGTAGCCGTTGCTGAGCCTGCTTTCTGGGCCGGCTTTGACCGTCTGTATCCGGAAACCTTTGTGGATTACTTCCGCCAGATCAGTGAATTCGAACCAACCCGTGCCGCTGAATATGGCATCAAGCATTACTGCTGGGTTGCCGTGAATCCCAAGGAAGCTGAAAACCCGACGTTGAGCCACGAAGTGCTCAAGCACATGCCAGAATTCTACGAAAAGCCGAACGTGCTGGGCGTGGGAGAAATCGGTTTCCATAAAACGACCAAGAATGAAGAAGAGATCTTCGAAGCCCAGGTCGAGCAGGCGATCAAATATGATCAGCTGATTCTGATTCATACGCCTCACCTGCAGGACAAAGTCCGCGGAACCAAGCGGACCCTGGAAGTCCTGGCGCACATGAACGTCAATCCGGAACGGGTCTGGATCGACCATGTCGAAGAACACACGATTCGCGAACCGCTGGAAGCGGGTTACTGGGTCGGCTTCACTCTCTATCCTATTACCAAGTGCTCGCCCAAACGGGCCTGTGACATGCTCGAAATGTATGGTCACGAACGAATCCTGGTGAACTCCTCAGCTGACTGGGGACCCAGTGATCCCTTTACCCTGCAGCAGTGTGTCGTACAGTACCGGGCACGCGGCTACTCGGTTCAGGATGCGATCGAAATCTTCCACAACAATCCGGCGCGCTTCCTGGGACAGAATCCCAAATTCGATATCAAGCCGATTCAACTGGAAACGATCGAAGAAGAAATTACAGATATGGTCTAA
- a CDS encoding metal ABC transporter substrate-binding protein, with protein sequence MMRNFALWFVLSPLILLSACESKESSPTGEAATDASPVVVVVNYPLEFIVDSLAGSEVKVLNPVPSGADPETWIPDDEVAETIQRADLIITNGADFADWVKKLSLPRSKVLRTSLSLKDALVTVPDFEVHSHGTGGAHSHAGTVAFFWLDPSLMYRQAEAIAQRLVKLNPVDEQQIESQLLKFKEALSPLNQQLDQMKADYSGRHWFSRRPVYQYLARRCGWEMFHLHWKPGAAPTEGEWEQMQTLQKEHQISGVLWERSPGKNLREKLDEQGLNSFVLNPLTTKPAKGDYLTMMQEQLSQLAQFLKSNQPVSADEKNPK encoded by the coding sequence ATGATGCGAAACTTTGCCCTGTGGTTTGTACTGTCCCCACTGATATTGTTGTCTGCCTGTGAGTCAAAAGAGAGTTCGCCAACCGGGGAGGCAGCAACTGACGCATCCCCTGTCGTGGTGGTCGTCAATTACCCGCTGGAATTCATTGTGGACTCACTGGCTGGTTCGGAAGTCAAAGTTCTGAATCCAGTTCCATCCGGTGCAGACCCCGAAACCTGGATTCCCGACGATGAAGTCGCCGAAACGATCCAGCGGGCAGACCTGATTATCACGAATGGGGCTGATTTTGCTGACTGGGTGAAAAAGCTCTCTCTCCCACGATCGAAGGTTCTGAGGACATCGTTGTCACTCAAAGATGCGCTGGTGACAGTCCCTGATTTTGAAGTTCACAGTCACGGCACTGGAGGAGCACATTCCCATGCCGGTACTGTCGCGTTCTTCTGGCTCGATCCCAGTCTGATGTACCGACAGGCGGAAGCCATCGCGCAACGCCTGGTCAAGTTGAACCCTGTTGATGAGCAGCAGATTGAGTCACAGCTGCTCAAGTTCAAGGAAGCACTCTCGCCCCTCAATCAGCAGCTCGATCAGATGAAAGCCGATTATTCGGGACGGCACTGGTTTTCCCGGCGTCCCGTCTATCAATATTTGGCCCGGAGGTGTGGCTGGGAAATGTTTCACCTGCACTGGAAACCGGGGGCAGCGCCCACTGAAGGCGAGTGGGAACAGATGCAAACACTGCAGAAAGAACATCAGATTTCAGGTGTCCTTTGGGAACGGTCTCCGGGGAAAAACCTGCGTGAGAAATTGGATGAGCAGGGCCTGAATTCATTCGTCCTCAACCCGCTGACCACAAAACCGGCAAAGGGAGATTATCTCACCATGATGCAGGAGCAGCTGTCACAACTGGCACAGTTTCTGAAATCAAATCAGCCGGTCTCCGCCGACGAAAAGAACCCCAAGTAA